In one Paramisgurnus dabryanus chromosome 21, PD_genome_1.1, whole genome shotgun sequence genomic region, the following are encoded:
- the LOC135775531 gene encoding succinate dehydrogenase [ubiquinone] iron-sulfur subunit, mitochondrial-like, whose protein sequence is MSVVFKSLSRTRKKLMLVRYAQIAAGPAPITEPKIKTFQIYRWDPDTSGDKPHMQTYKIDLNTCGPMVLDALINIKNEIDPTLTFRRSCREGICGSCAMNINGGNTLACLNKIDTNISKVTKIYPLPHMYVVKDLVPDMSNFYAQYKSIEPYLKKKDESKQGKQQYLQTIEDRQKLDGLYECILCACCSTSCPSYWWNGDKYLGPAVLMQAYRWMIDSRDDFIEERLSRLQDPFSLYRCHTIMNCTKTCPKGLNPGKAVAEIKKMMAVYRENRSLS, encoded by the exons ATGTCAGTCGTGTTCAAATCTCTCAGTCGCACTCGTAAGAAGCTGATG CTGGTGCGATATGCCCAGATAGCAGCTGGCCCCGCTCCTATCACTGAGCcaaaaataaagacatttcAAATTTACAGATGGGACCCTGACACATCTGGTGACAAGCCACACATGCAAACCTATAAGATCGACTTGAACAC ATGTGGTCCAATGGTGCTAGATGCCCTTATCAACATTAAAAATGAGATAGACCCCACGCTCACCTTCAGACGTTCCTGTAGAGAGG GTATATGTGGCTCTTGTGCTATGAACATCAACGGAGGCAACACTTTAGCCTGTTTGAACAAAATAGATACAAATATCAGCAAAGTAACAAAGATATACCCACTGCCTCACATGTATGTTGTAAAAGATCTTGTCCCT GATATGAGCAACTTTTATGCACAGTACAAGTCCATTGAGCCTTATCTTAAGAAGAAAGATGAGTCAAAACAGGGAAAGCAACAATACCTTCAAACAATTGAGGACCGTCAAAAGCTG GATGGACTGTATGAATGTATTCTTTGTGCATGCTGCAGCACTAGTTGTCCTAGTTACTGGTGGAATGGAGACAAGTACCTCGGCCCAGCTGTGCTTATGCAG GCCTATAGGTGGATGATTGACTCTCGGGATGACTTTATAGAAGAGCGTCTCTCCAGATTACAGGACCCTTTCTCCCTTTACCGCTGTCATACAATAATGAATTGTACGAAGACATGCCCCAAG GGACTCAATCCTGGAAAAGCCGTAGCAGAAATTAAGAAAATGATGGCAGTTTATAGAGAAAATAGATCTCTTAGCTAA